From the genome of Thermus albus:
GGTGGAGTAGGCCATGACCACGTTGTTTCCCTCTTCCACCGCCAGAAGGGCTTCCTTTTGGTGGGCGAAGGGCTTAAGGCCTAGGGCCTCGAGGACCCCCGCGAAGGCGCCCTGGTAGGGGACGGTTTTGGGGGGATTTTGGGGAAGGGTTCGGGCAAAGACGATGCGCCCTTGGAACTCCGGGTCGGCCTCCAGCCAGTCCCGGTAGCTAGCCCATCCCCTTAAGGCCTCGGGCAGCACCCTTCCATTATGGCCTTACCGCGGTCTTTTTCTTAAAGCTCCTTAACCCAGACCTCGTGGATGACGGGATGGCCGTGGTAGGGGGCCCAGAAGGGGCTGGCCCGCTTGGCGTAGAGGCGGAAGCCCAGGCTCCCGTAGAGCTTCCGGGCGGCGGCGTTGGCCCGGGTGGTGGAAAGCTGCACCCCTTTTACCCCGCTTTTCTTTAGGCACTCCAGAAAATCCCTAAGGAGGGCCTTTCCCAGACCTTTCCCCTGGGCCTTGGGATCCACGGCGATGTGCAGGTGGGCGGGGTAAAGGCTCTTGGGGGCCTTAGGGCCTGGGAAGAGGAGGAGCCTCAGGAGGTAGCGGAGGTGGGGAAGAGGTGGTCCGTAACAGCCTAGCAGAAGCTTGAGGAGAAGGAGTGGCATGCGGGGAAGGAGGTAAAGGGTGAGGGCGAGGTTGGAACAGGCGCCCAGGATGTAGCCCAGGATCTCCCCTTCTTCCTCCGCCACCCGGGAACAGCATCCCCGCCTCAGGTAAGGGGCTACGAAGAGCTCCCCCCAAAGCTCCTGGCTGGGGAAGACCAAAGGGCCTTCCCGCCCCAGGAGGAGGGTCCTGTGGGAAAGCCGGGCGATGGCGGGGAGGTCTTTTTCCTCGGCGAGGCGAAGGAGGGCCACGGGACCACTTTAGCCCGTACAATGCCCCTTGTGCGCCGCCTGGCTCCCTGGCAGTGGCTCCTCTTCCTTTTGGCCCTCTACCTGGTTTTGGCGGAGGCCTTAAGGCTTTGGCTGGGCCTCCTCTGGGCGGAGCGGGTGGGGCTCATCCTGGCGGCCCTGGGGGTTTGGGCTTTCATCAACGGGAGGTTCATCTTCGCCTACTACCACGCCCTTACCACCTCCTTCCGGGTGCGGAGGCTTCCTCCCTATCCGCAACCCCAGCCGGGGGAGCACCTCCTCCTCCTGGTCCCCCACCCGGACGACGAGGTGCTGGCGGCGGCGGGTCTGATGCGCCGCACTCTTCTAAGGGGAGGGCGGGTGAGCGTGGTCTACCTCACCTCGGGGGATGCCTTTGACCTGGCTGCGGGAAGCCCTTTGCCCTCCAAGGAGGCCATGCGCCGGCTGGCCTTAAGGCGCATGGTGGAGGCCTGGCGGGGCCTCGAGGTCCTGGGCCTTCCCCGGGATAACGCCTATTTCCTGGGGTTTCCCGACCAAGGGCTTTTCGCCCTTTTCACCACCCACTACTACCTGCCCTACGAAAGCCCCTACACCGGGCTTAAGGCGGTGGCCTACCCGGGCTGTTACCGCCCTGGGCTTCCCTACACGGGCAAGGCCTTGGAGGCCACCTTGGTGGAGCTTCTCACTGCCCTCAAGCCCACCCGTATCCTCCTTCCAAGCCCACTGGACGCGCATCGGGACCACCAGGCCACCGCCTACTTCGGCATGCAGGTAGCGGCTTCTTTGGGAATGGAGAAGAGGCTGGAGTACTACCTCATCCACGGGGGGTACCAGTACCCCCTGCCCAAAGGGCTCCATCCCCGGCTTCCCCTCTACCCGCCCCCTAGGGGAAGGGGCCTCCCTTGGCGCCGCTTTCCCCTGAGCGAGGAGGAGGTGAGGCTTAAGGAAAAGGCCATCCGTGCCCACCGAACCCAGATGCGGCTATTGGGCCGCTTTCTCCTGGCCTTCGTGCGCCAGAACGAACTCTTTAGCCCCCTGCCCATCCCGGCGCGGGAGGCCTTAGCCTCGGAGGAAGAGGAGGGGTGGGCCGTCCTCGAGGGGCGGGAGGTCCTCTAGGCTTTCCAGGCCGAAGACCTCCAGGAAGCGCTCCGTGGTGCCGTAAAGCTTGGGCCGGCCCGGGGCTTCCTTCTCGCCCACCACCCGGATGAGCCCCCGTTCCAAGAGACTGTCCAGGACTCCCTCCACGCTTTTGCCCCGCATGGCCTCCAACTCCGCCCGGGCCACGGGCTGGTGGTAGGCGATGAGGGCCAGGACCTCCAGGGCCGCCTTGGAGAGCCGAGGCGGGCTGGGCTTGAGGACCTTTTCCACGGCTCCTAGAACTCCCTCGTGCACCACCAGCCGCCAGCCTCCCGCCACCCGTTCCAGGGCCACCCCTAGGCCTCCCTCCTTGAGTTCCGCCTCCAAGGCCTGGAGCGCCCTCAGGAGCCCCTCCTCCGGATGGCCCAAGGCCTTTAGTTCCCGTAAGGACACGGGCCTGCCCGCAGCGAAGAGGACCGCTAGAAGCTCGGCCTTTAGGCTAGGCATCTTGCAGGTAAGGCCAAAGGGCCTCCTGGGGAATGGACCCTTCCCTTAGGACCTTCCCCGTGCGCAGGTCCACCACGCTGGAGGCTAGGCCCTTAGCCTCCCCGGGGAAGACATAGTCTACGCCGAAGGCCCGGGCCTCGGCCTCTGTGCGGACCGGGGGTTCTCCGCTTTTGTTGAGGCTGGTGGCGGCGGCATACCCGCCCACTTGGCGGAGGAGCTCCCTAAGAAGCCCGTGGTCCGGCATCCTGAGCCCCACGGAGCCATCCCGGCTGATCCAAGGGGGAATGTTTCGCCCCGGCACCACCACGGTGAGCCCGCCAGGCCAGAAGGCCTCCACCAGGCGCAGGAACTTCCCCTTAAGAGGCCCCAGGTCCGCCAGGCCCAAGGCGCTTTCCAGATCCGCCACCAGTACCTGCAAGGGCTTTTCCTCCCCCCGTCCCTTCAGGGCGTAGATGCGCCGGCAGGCGGCCTCATCCTCCATCCGGGCCAGCACCCCCCAGACGGTGTCGGTGGGAAAGGCCACCAGGCCCCCATCCTTGAGGGTCTCCGCCGCTTCCTGGACCTTCTGGTATACTTCTACCATGCCGGTCTACCAGTATAAGGCCCGCGACCGCCAGGGCCGCCTGGTGGAGGCCACCATTGAGGCCGAGGACCTGCGCACCGCTGCCAGGCTCCTTAGGGACCGGGGTCTTTTTGTGGCCGAGATCAAGGAGCCGGGAAGGGGCTTGCAGGCGGAGGTGCGGCTTCCCGCTTTGGAGAGGGGGCCCGGGCTTAAGGACCTGGCCATCTTTTCCCGGCAGCTGGCCACCATGCTGGGGGCAGGGCTTACCCTGCTCCAATCCCTATCCATTCTGGAAAAGCAGACGGAGAACAAGAAGTTCCGGGAGATCATCAAGAAGGTCCGCACCGACATAGAAGGCGGCATGGCCTTCTCCGAGGCCCTGGCCAAGCACAAGCTCTTCTCCCGGCTTTACGTGAACCTGGTGCGGGCTGGGGAGACCTCGGGCGGTTTGGACGTGATCCTGGACCGCTTGGCCACCTTCCTGGAGAAGGACCTGGAGCTGAGGGGCAAGATCCGTAGCGCCATGACCTACCCCACCATCGTCTTCGTCTTTGCCGTGGGCGTGGCCTACTTCCTCCTCACCGGCATCGTGCCCCAGTTTGCCCAGATCCTCACGGACTTGGGTTCGGAGCTTCCCCTGCTTACCCGTTTCCTCATCGCCCTTTCGGACTTCCTCCGGGCGGCCACCCTGCCCCTTTTGCTGCTATTGGTGGTCCTTTTCTTCGTCTACCGCTGGTACTATGGCACCCCCCAGGGGCGGAAGGCGGTTGACCGCGTGAAGCTCCGGATGCCCGTCTTCGGCAACCTAAACCGCAAGACGGCGGTGGCCCGTTTTTCCCGCACCCTGGCCCTGCTCCTTTCCAGCGGGGTGAACATCGTGGAGTCCTTGGACATCACCAAGGGAACCGCGGGGAATAGCGTGGTGGAGGAGATCGTGGACATGGCTAAGCTCAAGGTGCAACAAGGGGAACCCTTGAACCTTACCCTGGCCCAGCACCCCTTCGTCTTTCCGCCCATGGTGAGCTCCATGGTGGCCATCGGCGAGGAAACAGGGGCCTTGGATACCTTGCTTTCCAAGATCGCCGACTTCTACGAGCGGGAGGTGGACGAGGCGGTGGCCAGCCTCACTGCGGCCATTGAGCCCCTCATGATCATCTTCCTGGGGGTGATTGTGGGCATGATCGTGGCGGGGATGTTCCTGCCCCTCTTCAAGATCATCGGCACCCTTTCCGCGCAATAAGCTTCTCGGCCACCTCCGGGGGAACCGGCATCACGGAAAGCCGGTTCCCCCTCTTTACCAGGGGGTGGTCTTGGGGAAAGCAGGCCTTGAGCTGGGCCAGGGGGATGAGGGGCCAGGCCTCGAGGAAGGCCACCTCCACCGTGTACCAGCGGGGCTTTTCCCGGGTGGCCTTGGGGTCAAAATAGGGGCTTTGAGGGTCAAACTGCGTGGGGTCAGGAACCAGGGTCCTCACCACTTGGCAAAGCCCGGCAATCCCCGGAGGGTTGGCGCCCGAATGGTAAAAGAAACAAAGGTCCCCCACCTGCATCCGCATCAGGTAGTTCCGGGCCTGGTAGTTGCGCACCCCGTCCCAAACGGCCCCGCCTTCCTGCTTCAGGTCCAGGATGCTATACACCTCGGGTTCGGACTTGAGAAGCCAGTAGGCCATGGCCCAAGTCTAAAGGGGGCTTTAGCGGGGACAAAACCTTCTTGGGGAGGATCTCGCGAAGATAGGAGCATGCGGGGTCTTTTGTTCCCCCTCCTTTGGCTCCTTTCCGCCTGCACCCTGACCCTGGAAGTGGTCTATCCAGGCCACCGCATCACGGGGCTGAAAACGCAAGGCACCTACTGCGCCTCTGCCAATACCCGGGTGGACTTCCGCTTTAGCCTGGAGGGAAGGCTGGACC
Proteins encoded in this window:
- a CDS encoding GNAT family N-acetyltransferase, encoding MALLRLAEEKDLPAIARLSHRTLLLGREGPLVFPSQELWGELFVAPYLRRGCCSRVAEEEGEILGYILGACSNLALTLYLLPRMPLLLLKLLLGCYGPPLPHLRYLLRLLLFPGPKAPKSLYPAHLHIAVDPKAQGKGLGKALLRDFLECLKKSGVKGVQLSTTRANAAARKLYGSLGFRLYAKRASPFWAPYHGHPVIHEVWVKEL
- a CDS encoding PIG-L deacetylase family protein; its protein translation is MRRLAPWQWLLFLLALYLVLAEALRLWLGLLWAERVGLILAALGVWAFINGRFIFAYYHALTTSFRVRRLPPYPQPQPGEHLLLLVPHPDDEVLAAAGLMRRTLLRGGRVSVVYLTSGDAFDLAAGSPLPSKEAMRRLALRRMVEAWRGLEVLGLPRDNAYFLGFPDQGLFALFTTHYYLPYESPYTGLKAVAYPGCYRPGLPYTGKALEATLVELLTALKPTRILLPSPLDAHRDHQATAYFGMQVAASLGMEKRLEYYLIHGGYQYPLPKGLHPRLPLYPPPRGRGLPWRRFPLSEEEVRLKEKAIRAHRTQMRLLGRFLLAFVRQNELFSPLPIPAREALASEEEEGWAVLEGREVL
- the scpB gene encoding SMC-Scp complex subunit ScpB, producing MPSLKAELLAVLFAAGRPVSLRELKALGHPEEGLLRALQALEAELKEGGLGVALERVAGGWRLVVHEGVLGAVEKVLKPSPPRLSKAALEVLALIAYHQPVARAELEAMRGKSVEGVLDSLLERGLIRVVGEKEAPGRPKLYGTTERFLEVFGLESLEDLPPLEDGPPLLFLRG
- a CDS encoding L-threonylcarbamoyladenylate synthase — protein: MVEVYQKVQEAAETLKDGGLVAFPTDTVWGVLARMEDEAACRRIYALKGRGEEKPLQVLVADLESALGLADLGPLKGKFLRLVEAFWPGGLTVVVPGRNIPPWISRDGSVGLRMPDHGLLRELLRQVGGYAAATSLNKSGEPPVRTEAEARAFGVDYVFPGEAKGLASSVVDLRTGKVLREGSIPQEALWPYLQDA
- a CDS encoding type II secretion system F family protein, with product MPVYQYKARDRQGRLVEATIEAEDLRTAARLLRDRGLFVAEIKEPGRGLQAEVRLPALERGPGLKDLAIFSRQLATMLGAGLTLLQSLSILEKQTENKKFREIIKKVRTDIEGGMAFSEALAKHKLFSRLYVNLVRAGETSGGLDVILDRLATFLEKDLELRGKIRSAMTYPTIVFVFAVGVAYFLLTGIVPQFAQILTDLGSELPLLTRFLIALSDFLRAATLPLLLLLVVLFFVYRWYYGTPQGRKAVDRVKLRMPVFGNLNRKTAVARFSRTLALLLSSGVNIVESLDITKGTAGNSVVEEIVDMAKLKVQQGEPLNLTLAQHPFVFPPMVSSMVAIGEETGALDTLLSKIADFYEREVDEAVASLTAAIEPLMIIFLGVIVGMIVAGMFLPLFKIIGTLSAQ
- a CDS encoding EVE domain-containing protein — encoded protein: MAYWLLKSEPEVYSILDLKQEGGAVWDGVRNYQARNYLMRMQVGDLCFFYHSGANPPGIAGLCQVVRTLVPDPTQFDPQSPYFDPKATREKPRWYTVEVAFLEAWPLIPLAQLKACFPQDHPLVKRGNRLSVMPVPPEVAEKLIARKGCR